The following proteins come from a genomic window of Acetivibrio cellulolyticus CD2:
- the flgK gene encoding flagellar hook-associated protein FlgK: MRESFFGFNVAVRGLYTAQRNLDVINNNINNVNTPGYSRQQAVQTAAKPMAIYDGTGMVGTGSDVKAIERVRDEYLDFKYWSENVSYGEWNAKEAMLADMEVTFNEPSDSGFNTILDEFFSSLQELAKDPSSEAVRTLVSERGVTVAKYFNSLATHFEELQIDVNDRIETAVTEINSIGTQIQQLNRQIYSAELDGNTANDLRDQRTVLVDKLSKLVNIEANEVVAGKLPSGKDDKRLVITISGKAFIDHFDLSKLAVKQRGTKLNPEEDVPNLYDVGWEDGNNLAIRGGELKGYIDIRDGNDGDNGSPMYSGIPTYIKKLNEFVQTFAMAFNEGYIDNDTSGTIEAGEDGLGHADGYGLGSASSLGTRFFTMLGEGKNALSSTDFINGKTTISGVVDRYKNITAKNFAVSRDILEDSNKIATSDNLDEEGNIVNINKLIEMRTNSHMFSEGAPEDFMKSIVTTLGIDSQQAIRIASNQEAIVEQIENRRSSDSGVSIDEEMSNLVKQQQAYSAAAQMVNTMAEIYDILINRVGM, encoded by the coding sequence GTGAGAGAGAGCTTTTTTGGATTTAATGTTGCAGTTAGAGGACTTTATACAGCCCAGAGAAATCTTGACGTTATAAATAACAATATTAATAACGTAAATACTCCAGGGTATTCCAGGCAGCAAGCAGTGCAGACTGCGGCAAAACCTATGGCGATATATGACGGAACAGGTATGGTTGGAACAGGTTCTGATGTTAAAGCTATTGAGAGGGTTAGAGATGAATACCTTGACTTTAAGTACTGGAGTGAAAATGTATCCTACGGAGAGTGGAATGCAAAAGAGGCTATGTTAGCCGATATGGAGGTTACGTTTAATGAGCCTTCAGACAGCGGGTTTAATACGATATTGGATGAATTTTTTAGTTCACTTCAGGAACTTGCCAAGGATCCATCTAGTGAGGCAGTTAGAACCCTTGTAAGTGAACGTGGGGTTACTGTAGCCAAGTATTTTAATAGTTTGGCAACACATTTTGAAGAATTGCAAATAGATGTAAACGATAGAATTGAAACAGCAGTAACTGAAATTAACTCCATTGGTACCCAGATTCAGCAGTTGAACAGGCAGATATACAGTGCCGAGCTGGATGGAAATACTGCTAATGATCTAAGGGATCAAAGGACTGTACTTGTAGATAAGCTTTCAAAACTAGTAAATATCGAAGCAAATGAAGTGGTAGCAGGAAAACTTCCGAGCGGCAAGGACGATAAAAGACTTGTAATAACGATAAGCGGAAAAGCGTTTATTGACCACTTTGACCTCAGTAAATTGGCTGTTAAGCAAAGAGGTACAAAATTAAACCCTGAAGAGGATGTTCCGAACCTTTACGATGTTGGCTGGGAAGATGGAAACAACCTCGCAATAAGGGGCGGAGAACTAAAAGGGTATATAGACATAAGAGATGGAAATGACGGAGATAACGGAAGCCCGATGTATAGTGGAATACCTACTTATATAAAAAAGTTGAATGAATTTGTACAAACCTTTGCAATGGCATTTAATGAAGGATATATTGACAACGACACTAGTGGAACAATAGAAGCGGGAGAAGATGGGTTAGGACATGCAGACGGATATGGTCTTGGCTCTGCATCATCCCTGGGTACAAGGTTCTTTACCATGCTTGGAGAAGGTAAAAATGCTCTAAGCAGTACCGATTTTATTAATGGAAAGACAACAATTTCAGGTGTAGTAGACAGGTACAAAAATATAACCGCTAAAAACTTTGCGGTTAGCAGGGATATATTAGAGGATTCCAATAAAATAGCTACTTCTGATAATCTTGACGAAGAAGGCAATATAGTAAACATAAATAAACTTATAGAAATGAGAACTAATTCGCATATGTTTTCAGAAGGAGCTCCTGAGGATTTCATGAAATCTATAGTAACTACATTGGGAATAGACTCACAGCAGGCTATAAGAATTGCCTCAAATCAGGAAGCTATTGTTGAACAGATTGAAAACCGTAGATCGTCTGACTCCGGAGTATCTATTGATGAAGAAATGTCCAATCTCGTTAAACAACAGCAAGCATATAGCGCAGCTGCACAAATGGTTAATACAATGGCAGAAATATACGATATACTTATTAACAGGGTAGGAATGTAG
- the flgK gene encoding flagellar hook-associated protein FlgK, translating into MSVGFASFEIARSGMTVNERALSVTGHNIANVNTAGYVRQQAIISSGPMQNENTYQLGLGADIEQIRQIRHQFLDSIYRRESTTLGYWKTRDKTFQDIQSILGDPMDSGLQEVMNQFWDSWQELSKEPDSLTVRALVAQRGEALVEQVNHVGSQLDKLQEDLNSEFSVRIDEVNSITGQIAKLNLEILKVEISEDTANDYRDQRNSLVDRLSELANVDVTEMQDGQLDITLGGYFLVSKGVQTNLVAEENENSGLFFVPKLAGKDIEVPIRSGILKGLMESRGQVFGAVGSEENGCPNTKADISFVVDVSDSSATNLTNVQSSIAQYIEDLKRRGIDYNLRLITYGSNVNSNVNYGGNTTAFQAAVASLTSTADTGNNFGDVVAELDGITDFRSGANKYAVVFSGESIDGDSGAGSVITTSSADAYATTLKNKGITTSVVTDTSYYSTGAAGETIGWNVISDGTLGKLYDINSADYEELMTNINDNINSDVNEGISVVKDSLNIMPDLRKRMNALINILAREVNYLHSSGKTLGNPPTNGEDFFVAINSAYPIGMGNIKLNDNLSSLNNIVASESGASGDNTIALAIANIRGTDCLQDLKGILSTDDYYQSIILSVGNGGSEAEGITESQQKLVDSANSQRQSIMGVSMDEEMSNMMKYKFAYSASSRAISIVDEMLDTIISRMGLAGR; encoded by the coding sequence TAAGGCACCAATTTCTGGACAGTATTTACAGGAGGGAAAGTACAACTTTAGGTTATTGGAAAACAAGGGATAAGACCTTTCAGGATATACAATCCATTCTTGGTGATCCCATGGATTCAGGACTTCAAGAAGTTATGAACCAATTTTGGGATTCGTGGCAGGAACTGTCAAAAGAGCCTGATAGCTTGACTGTAAGAGCACTGGTAGCCCAAAGAGGAGAGGCTCTTGTAGAACAGGTAAACCATGTAGGGTCTCAGCTGGATAAGCTGCAGGAGGATCTTAACTCTGAATTTAGTGTCAGGATAGATGAAGTAAATAGTATTACCGGCCAAATAGCAAAATTAAACCTTGAGATATTAAAAGTTGAAATATCTGAGGATACAGCAAATGATTACCGGGATCAGAGAAATTCCCTTGTAGACAGGTTATCTGAGCTCGCAAATGTTGATGTTACTGAGATGCAGGACGGACAGCTTGATATAACACTTGGAGGATACTTTCTGGTCTCAAAAGGAGTTCAGACAAATCTGGTTGCGGAAGAAAATGAGAACTCGGGCTTATTTTTTGTACCAAAGCTCGCTGGAAAGGATATTGAGGTGCCTATAAGAAGCGGAATATTAAAGGGCTTAATGGAGTCAAGAGGCCAAGTTTTTGGTGCTGTTGGAAGTGAAGAAAACGGTTGTCCCAATACTAAGGCGGATATAAGCTTTGTAGTGGATGTATCGGATTCAAGTGCAACAAACCTTACGAATGTTCAGAGTTCAATCGCTCAATACATAGAGGATTTAAAGAGAAGAGGTATAGACTATAATCTTCGCCTAATAACCTATGGAAGCAATGTAAATTCCAATGTAAACTATGGCGGTAATACCACAGCATTCCAAGCAGCTGTGGCATCATTAACATCTACAGCTGATACTGGAAATAATTTTGGAGATGTTGTAGCAGAGTTGGATGGGATAACTGATTTCAGATCAGGAGCTAACAAATATGCTGTTGTTTTCTCGGGGGAAAGCATTGATGGAGATTCCGGAGCAGGGTCAGTTATAACAACATCAAGTGCCGATGCCTATGCAACTACATTGAAGAATAAGGGCATAACAACATCTGTCGTTACAGACACAAGTTATTATTCAACTGGTGCAGCAGGGGAGACAATAGGCTGGAACGTAATTTCTGATGGTACTTTGGGAAAACTGTATGATATAAATTCGGCAGACTATGAAGAACTGATGACAAATATAAACGATAATATAAATAGTGACGTTAATGAGGGTATAAGTGTTGTAAAGGATTCATTGAATATCATGCCGGATTTAAGAAAAAGAATGAATGCACTTATTAACATTTTGGCAAGGGAAGTAAATTATCTGCATTCAAGTGGTAAAACTCTTGGGAATCCACCAACCAATGGGGAGGACTTCTTTGTAGCAATTAATTCGGCTTATCCTATAGGTATGGGAAATATTAAGCTAAATGATAATCTTTCGAGCTTAAACAATATAGTTGCTTCTGAAAGTGGAGCAAGCGGAGATAATACTATTGCGCTTGCAATTGCAAATATAAGAGGGACTGACTGCTTGCAGGATTTAAAAGGTATATTGAGTACTGATGACTATTACCAGTCTATAATTCTTAGTGTTGGAAACGGCGGATCTGAGGCAGAGGGCATAACTGAGAGTCAGCAGAAACTGGTGGATTCAGCTAACTCCCAAAGGCAGTCTATAATGGGTGTATCTATGGATGAAGAAATGTCAAATATGATGAAGTATAAGTTTGCATATAGTGCCTCATCAAGGGCTATTAGTATAGTGGATGAAATGCTGGATACAATAATTTCGAGAATGGGATTAGCGGGTAGGTGA